The proteins below are encoded in one region of Cucurbita pepo subsp. pepo cultivar mu-cu-16 chromosome LG10, ASM280686v2, whole genome shotgun sequence:
- the LOC111803122 gene encoding uncharacterized protein LOC111803122 isoform X2, translating to MGFYRTRSPYNQHDNGADLGCIFNLSSRRLFIGRYTQSNAKDLVEEFYLGHTKRLGADIFPSGLNQQYELITRFKGVQGDFYSCGKLAILNLLLPTS from the exons ATGGGTTTTTATAGAACAAGATCACCATATAATCAGCATGATAATGGGGCAGATTTGGGTTGCATATTTAATCTGTCTAGTAGAAGACTGTTCATTGGTAGATACACACAG agCAATGCCAAGGATCTCGTGGAGGAATTCTATTTGGGACATACAAAAAGACTTGGGGCAGACATATTCCCTTCAG GCTTGAACCAACAATATGAATTGATAACGAGATTCAAAGGGGTGCAGGGAGATTTCTATTCATGTGGAAAATTAGCGATCCTAAACCTATTGCTCCCAACCTCCTAA
- the LOC111803123 gene encoding EEF1A lysine methyltransferase 1 gives MESPSKSETTCGDLRIEEENDDDPPLLSSHAMAALKEFLDEQAQTQPDVHLESGVSEDSEVALVTEDWRLSQFWYDRDTAETVTNEVLTLCQNFESPRVACIACPTLYTYLKKLGPHVSAQLLEYDERFSQHGSEFTFYDYNEPEELPMELKHDFQIVIADPPYLSKECLEKVTRSISFLAQNRESYLLLLTGEVQAERAAELMGFHPCGFRPHHSSKLGNEFRLFTNYDPGSRLGGWEQ, from the exons ATGGAGTCACCCAGCAAATCAGAGACCACTTGCGGAGACCTgaggattgaagaagaaaatgatgatgatCCGCCATTGTTGAGCTCTCATGCCATGGCTGCACTCAAGGAGTTCCTTGACGAGCAAGCCCAAACTCAGCCCGATGTTCACTTGGAAAGCGGAGTTTCCGAAGACTCAGAAGTCGCTTTAGTGACGGAGGATTGGAGGCTGAGTCAGTTCTGGTACGACCGCGACACGGCGGAAACAGTGACTAATGAGGTTCTTACGCTGTGCCAGAACTTCGAATCTCCTCGAGTCGCCTGTATTGCTTGTCCGACTCTCTATACCTATCTGAAG AAACTCGGTCCGCATGTATCTGCACAACTTCTTGAGTATGACGAACGCTTTTCCCAACATGGTAGTGAATTCACATTTTACGATTATAATGAACCGGAAGAATTACCGATGGAATTGAAGCATGATTTTCAGATTGTGATAGCAGATCCTCCTTACCTG AGCAAAGAATGTTTGGAGAAAGTCACTCGTTCAATTTCTTTCCTGGCACAGAATCGTGAATCTTACCTCCTATTACTAACAG GAGAAGTGCAAGCAGAAAGAGCAGCTGAGCTAATGGGTTTTCATCCTTGTGGTTTTAGGCCACACCACTCTAGCAAGCTTGGAAACGAGTTCCGACTGTTCACAAACTATGATCCGGGGTCGAGATTAGGAGGTTGGGAGCAATAG
- the LOC111803198 gene encoding alpha-ketoglutarate-dependent dioxygenase alkB homolog 6: MESAEGLNHFKVGLLPTVFYIPDFISDEDETMILDNIYKAPASKWKSLKNRRLQNWGGVVHEKGLLPQELPIWLTNITKKICQETNLYPAPINHVLINEYRPNQGIMPHQDGPAYFPVVTILSLGSPVVMDFTPHSRLKSCPDQLTESFDDKDSNGASDVETHRPFSILLMPRSLLVFKDEAYSGYLHGISDNSLQCYEQAVNKSEVRNCLLKTENPTVEVNCNHSSFERTNNRLSLTCRLVPKVHKHLFRR, translated from the exons ATGGAATCAGCGGAGGGGCTTAATCACTTCAAAGTTGGGCTTCTTCCAACAGTGTTCTATATTCCCGACTTCATAAGCGACGAAGATGAGACTATGATTCTGGATAAT ATTTATAAAGCGCCTGCGTCAAAATGGAAATCCTTGAAGAACAGGAGGCTGCAAAATTGGG GTGGCGTTGTGCATGAAAAAGGTCTTCTTCCCCAAGAAT TGCCTATATGGCTGACGAATATCACCAAGAAGATCTGTCAAGAAACAAATCTATACCCTGCACCCATAAACCATGTTCTTATCAACGAATACCGTCCTAATCAAGGCATAATG CCACACCAAGATGGGCCTGCTTACTTTCCTGTAGTAACAATTCTGTCTCTCGGTTCTCCTGTCGTTATGGACTTCACTCCCCATTCGAGGTTGAAATCATGTCCAGACCAGTTGACGGAAAGCTTCGACGACAAGGATTCTAATGGAGCTTCTGATGTCGAGACTCACCGCCCTTTCTCTATCCTTCTAATGCCTCGTAGTTTGCTCGTTTTTAAGGATGAAGCTTATTCAG GTTACTTGCATGGTATCAGTGACAATAGTCTTCAATGTTATGAACAG GCAGTGAACAAAAGTGAAGTTCGTAACTGTCTATTAAAAACTGAAAATCCAACCGTTGAAGTGAACTGCAATCATAGTTCTTTCGAGAGAACGAATAATCGGCTTTCGTTGACATGTCGACTCGTACCAAAGGTTCACAAGCATTTGTTCAGGCGTTGA
- the LOC111803122 gene encoding uncharacterized protein LOC111803122 isoform X1, with translation MVKTKQRQNSNPIHLSGSSNSDIDLDLHGDDSWVVVKKQKVTILVPPTSIVTRSSSPNAGQSQLQPITQKVSNCQAGTLEETCLESPAVVLPSTSKNVKQSVAAHCNSTVKEPLKLAVSPNPDEACNSRPCKVSGLLKSAKSMKQPTHLHCPGVFLTGSTLLNQRLRALNLERKLQKAGGLSRWLESLGLNQFVGIFQRKSISKFHLVNLTMKKLKDMGANAVGPRRKLIHAIECVCQPYSSETFEPVYEI, from the coding sequence ATGGTGAAAACAAAGCAAAGACAGAATAGTAATCCTATTCATCTTTCTGGCTCTTCAAACTCTGATATTGATTTGGATTTGCACGGAGATGATAGTTGGGTGGTGGTAAAGAAGCAGAAAGTCACAATCCTAGTGCCTCCCACTTCAATAGTAACAAGATCCTCATCTCCCAATGCTGGACAAAGTCAGCTGCAGCCAATTACCCAAAAAGTATCAAATTGCCAAGCAGGAACTCTTGAAGAGACATGTCTAGAATCACCTGCTGTTGTACTGCCATCAACTTCTAAAAATGTTAAGCAATCTGTTGCTGCTCACTGTAATTCGACAGTGAAAGAGCCACTGAAGCTAGCTGTCTCCCCAAACCCAGATGAAGCTTGCAATTCAAGGCCTTGTAAGGTTTCAGGATTATTGAAAAGTGCGAAATCCATGAAGCAGCCTACACATTTACATTGCCCTGGGGTCTTTCTCACTGGAAGCACATTGTTAAATCAGAGACTTAGAGCACTTAATCTGGAGAGGAAGCTGCAGAAAGCTGGTGGTTTAAGTAGATGGTTGGAATCACTAGGACTAAACcaatttgtgggtattttcCAGAGAAAAAGTATCAGTAAATTTCACCTGGTAAATCTAACCATGAAAAAGCTGAAAGATATGGGCGCCAATGCGGTGGGGCCGCGTAGAAAACTGATACATGCAATTGAGTGTGTCTGTCAACCCTACAGTTCTGAAACTTTTGAGCCAGTGTATGAGATTTAA